The Phyllopteryx taeniolatus isolate TA_2022b chromosome 7, UOR_Ptae_1.2, whole genome shotgun sequence genome has a segment encoding these proteins:
- the timm13 gene encoding mitochondrial import inner membrane translocase subunit Tim13, whose protein sequence is MDSFGSDFSAGGAGGKLDTGTIMEQVKVQIAVANAQELLQRMTDKCFKKCIGKPGSTLDNSEQKCIAMCMDRYMDAWNTVSRTYNSRLQKERARM, encoded by the exons ATGGACAGCTTCGGTTCGGACTTCTCAGCTGGTGGGGCGGGCGGTAAATTGGACACCGGCACGATCATGGAGCAGGTTAAAGTCCAAATCGCGGTGGCCAACGCACAGGAGCTGCTGCAG AGAATGACAGACAAATGCTTCAAGAAGTGTATCGGGAAACCTGGAAGTACACTGGACAACTCAGAGCAG AAATGCATTGCCATGTGCATGGACCGGTATATGGATGCTTGGAATACTGTTTCCCGAACGTATAACTCCAGATTACAGAAGGAAAGAGCTCGTATGTAA